A genomic region of uncultured Paludibaculum sp. contains the following coding sequences:
- a CDS encoding amidohydrolase family protein — protein sequence MRGILLSLFTLAALSAQNTIVLQNGTIHTVTKGTFQGSVVIVNGKITDVGEKVMTPPGARIVDASGKHIIPGIIDCHTHIAVDAINEGSVSVSSMVGVDDVVNDERMDIYRALAGGVTTANVLHGSANAIGGRNVVLKMRWGKSADDLVFKEAKPGLKMALGENPKRQGMQTTGFGAPGAPQNLRYPGTRMGVEDVIREAFTKAKEYQKEWKDYEAKKSRGELALPPRRDLQLDTLVEVLEGKRLVHAHCYRADEILMLLRVSQEFGFKIATLQHVLEGYKVAMEIQEAGVGASTFSDWWSYKVEAYDAIPYNAAVMMKKGVLVSLNSDDAGGAELMRRLNTEAGKIMKYGGVTEDEALAMITINPAKQLGIDQYVGSIEVGKQADLVLYDKDPLSIYSKVQKVFIDGHEYFDRDGDLSARPKKEAEKKGLLEKEKSNERRNVPPSRRSS from the coding sequence ATGCGAGGCATCCTCCTCAGCCTCTTCACCCTGGCGGCCCTCTCCGCCCAGAACACCATCGTTCTCCAGAACGGAACCATCCACACAGTCACCAAGGGCACCTTCCAGGGTTCCGTGGTCATCGTCAACGGCAAGATCACCGACGTCGGTGAAAAGGTAATGACGCCGCCCGGAGCCCGCATCGTCGACGCCTCCGGCAAACACATCATCCCGGGCATCATCGATTGCCACACCCACATCGCCGTCGACGCCATCAACGAAGGCAGCGTCTCGGTCAGCTCCATGGTGGGTGTCGACGACGTCGTGAACGATGAGCGCATGGACATCTATCGCGCCCTGGCCGGCGGAGTAACCACCGCCAACGTACTGCACGGCAGCGCCAATGCGATTGGCGGGCGCAACGTCGTCCTCAAGATGCGCTGGGGCAAGAGCGCCGACGATCTCGTCTTCAAGGAAGCCAAGCCCGGCTTGAAGATGGCCCTGGGCGAGAATCCGAAACGGCAAGGCATGCAGACGACAGGCTTCGGAGCGCCCGGCGCTCCGCAGAACCTCCGCTACCCCGGCACCCGCATGGGCGTCGAAGACGTCATCCGCGAAGCCTTCACCAAGGCCAAGGAATACCAGAAGGAGTGGAAGGACTACGAGGCGAAAAAGAGCCGCGGGGAACTGGCTCTGCCGCCGCGCCGCGACCTCCAGCTCGACACGCTGGTCGAAGTGCTGGAAGGCAAGCGTCTTGTGCATGCCCACTGCTACCGTGCCGACGAAATCCTGATGCTGCTGCGCGTTTCGCAGGAGTTCGGCTTCAAGATCGCAACGCTCCAGCACGTTTTGGAAGGTTACAAGGTAGCCATGGAGATTCAGGAGGCCGGCGTCGGCGCTTCGACCTTCTCTGACTGGTGGTCCTACAAAGTGGAAGCCTACGACGCCATCCCCTACAACGCGGCCGTGATGATGAAGAAAGGCGTGCTGGTGAGTCTCAACTCCGACGATGCCGGCGGTGCCGAACTGATGCGGCGCCTCAACACCGAGGCGGGCAAGATCATGAAGTACGGCGGCGTCACCGAGGACGAAGCGCTCGCCATGATCACTATCAACCCGGCCAAACAGTTGGGCATCGACCAGTATGTGGGCTCCATTGAAGTGGGCAAGCAGGCCGACCTCGTGCTCTACGACAAGGACCCTCTCTCCATCTACTCCAAGGTGCAGAAGGTGTTCATCGATGGGCACGAGTATTTCGACCGCGATGGCGACTTGAGCGCCCGCCCGAAGAAAGAGGCCGAAAAGAAGGGCCTGCTGGAGAAAGAAAAATCCAATGAAAGGCGCAATGTGCCGCCGTCGAGGAGGTCTTCGTGA
- a CDS encoding amidohydrolase family protein has translation MRSRGLLGILLAACVYAGANDTFVIRNATVHPVSGPKQENVSVLVVDGKIAEIGPKVAVKGKIKIVEGKGLQVFPGMIDSGSPVGMSEIGSVRETTDTGEIGDFNPQLRAIVAVNPESEHIPVIRANGITSAMVLPGSLGGRGGGPGSILSGQVSLLHLDGWTWEEMEIRRDAALQMVWPAIQSRGRGASDDDLPPALAARRVTFTQAKRNQEEQVKKLKEFFEEARRYQKAKASKDPALKPDLKFESMIPVLEGKRPIFVLASKEREIREAVDWATREQVKIVLANVREPGAMTAELAKKNIPVILGSPFTTPIDDDAPYDEPFALAGLLHKAGVKIAFASFGTQFARNLPYEAGQSVAFGLPYDEALKAVTLNPAQIWGVADQYGSIEPGKWADLIVTDGDPLEVKTNIKMMFIKGAPVDLESKHTRLYKKYLARP, from the coding sequence GTGAGAAGCCGTGGACTGTTGGGAATACTGCTGGCCGCCTGTGTCTATGCGGGCGCCAACGATACGTTCGTGATCCGCAATGCGACGGTGCACCCGGTCTCGGGACCGAAGCAGGAGAACGTGTCCGTGCTGGTGGTCGACGGCAAAATCGCTGAGATCGGCCCGAAGGTCGCGGTGAAAGGCAAGATCAAAATCGTCGAAGGCAAGGGTCTGCAGGTCTTCCCAGGCATGATCGATTCGGGCTCGCCGGTGGGCATGTCCGAGATCGGCTCAGTCCGGGAAACCACCGATACCGGCGAAATCGGTGACTTCAATCCGCAACTGCGCGCGATTGTCGCCGTGAATCCCGAGAGCGAGCACATCCCCGTGATCCGGGCCAACGGCATCACGTCGGCCATGGTGCTGCCCGGCTCCTTGGGCGGGCGCGGCGGCGGTCCGGGCAGCATTCTCAGCGGCCAGGTGTCGTTGCTCCACCTCGACGGCTGGACGTGGGAAGAGATGGAGATCCGCCGCGACGCGGCCTTGCAGATGGTGTGGCCCGCCATCCAGTCGCGCGGCCGCGGAGCCAGTGACGACGACTTGCCCCCGGCCCTGGCCGCCCGGCGCGTGACGTTCACTCAGGCTAAGCGCAACCAGGAAGAGCAGGTCAAAAAGCTCAAGGAGTTCTTCGAAGAGGCGCGGCGCTATCAGAAGGCCAAGGCGAGCAAGGATCCGGCCCTGAAGCCCGATCTCAAGTTCGAATCCATGATCCCCGTGTTGGAAGGCAAGCGCCCCATCTTCGTGCTGGCCTCCAAAGAGCGTGAGATCCGCGAGGCCGTCGACTGGGCCACCCGCGAGCAGGTGAAGATCGTACTGGCCAATGTCCGCGAGCCCGGCGCCATGACAGCGGAACTCGCCAAGAAGAACATCCCGGTGATTCTGGGTTCACCGTTCACGACGCCCATCGACGATGACGCCCCCTATGACGAGCCGTTCGCGCTGGCCGGACTCCTGCACAAAGCCGGAGTGAAGATCGCCTTTGCCAGCTTCGGGACTCAGTTTGCCCGGAACCTGCCGTACGAGGCCGGACAGTCCGTGGCCTTCGGGCTGCCTTACGATGAAGCGCTCAAGGCGGTGACCTTGAACCCGGCGCAGATCTGGGGCGTGGCCGATCAGTACGGTTCCATCGAGCCAGGCAAGTGGGCCGACCTCATCGTGACCGACGGCGATCCGTTGGAAGTGAAGACAAACATCAAGATGATGTTCATCAAGGGCGCACCGGTGGATCTCGAGTCAAAGCACACGCGGCTGTACAAGAAGTATCTGGCGCGGCCGTAA